A window of Angustibacter sp. Root456 contains these coding sequences:
- the asnB gene encoding asparagine synthase (glutamine-hydrolyzing): MCGIAGVHRFDGEEVPCALVTAMADRLEHRGPDGSGSWTGPGIGFGHRRLAIIDLAGSHQPMATADGRYHLCFNGEIFNYRELRRGLDHRFVTDGDVETLLALFVERGVAGLSALRGQFAFAVHDTATRETWLVRDRLGVLPLYYAREPEQVVFGSEVKALEPALTHPLELDHQQLPAYLMRRSVPAPGTLFRGVHKVPPGCVLHLRADGQQSLHRYWELPDPSDVLDVDLDAAADLVDRALGRAVDDALVADVPVGSYLSGGVDSSLVVALASRRTSGPVQTFSATFGDPRYDESAHAREVARQFGTAHHEVPVDAADFQQAWIELTRFRDAPLSEPADIAVHHLARTAREHVKVVLSGEGSDELFGGYPKYRFARATTWAGVVPQSVRSGLLQTIADALPAQAGRLRIAARAQSGRSAEDRLATWFAPFTAAECERLLGARVPHLAAPVPHRDAIDLLGRLDLMSWLPDNLLERGDRMSMAASLELRPPFLDHRLVELAFRLPSSVRVHRGQTKAVLKQVARRYLPTSIVDRPKVGFRVPLDSWFRSGLRDIAHDLLLGADSTVAQVMDPGVVAELVRSHDSGRRNEEIRLWTLLSLEMWARAELRPTSSLEAG; this comes from the coding sequence ATGTGCGGCATCGCCGGCGTCCACCGCTTCGACGGTGAGGAGGTGCCGTGCGCCCTCGTGACCGCCATGGCCGACCGGCTCGAGCACCGCGGCCCGGACGGCAGTGGCAGCTGGACCGGCCCGGGCATCGGCTTCGGCCACCGGCGGCTGGCCATCATCGACCTGGCGGGGTCGCACCAACCGATGGCGACGGCGGACGGTCGCTACCACCTGTGCTTCAACGGCGAGATCTTCAACTACCGCGAGCTGCGGCGCGGGCTCGACCACCGCTTCGTCACGGACGGGGACGTCGAGACCCTCCTGGCGCTGTTCGTCGAGCGCGGCGTCGCCGGGCTGAGCGCGCTGCGCGGCCAGTTCGCCTTCGCCGTCCACGACACCGCCACCCGCGAGACGTGGCTGGTGCGCGACCGTCTCGGCGTGCTGCCGCTGTACTACGCGCGCGAGCCCGAGCAGGTCGTGTTCGGCTCGGAGGTCAAGGCGCTCGAACCCGCGCTGACGCACCCCCTCGAGCTCGACCACCAGCAGCTGCCCGCGTACCTCATGCGCCGGTCGGTGCCGGCTCCCGGCACGCTGTTCCGCGGCGTCCACAAGGTCCCGCCGGGCTGCGTGCTGCACCTGCGGGCGGACGGTCAGCAGTCGCTGCACCGGTACTGGGAGCTGCCCGATCCCAGCGACGTCCTCGACGTCGACCTCGACGCGGCGGCCGACCTCGTCGACCGCGCCCTCGGCCGCGCCGTCGACGACGCCCTGGTGGCCGACGTCCCGGTCGGCTCCTACCTCAGCGGTGGCGTCGACAGCAGCCTGGTCGTGGCCCTCGCGAGCCGCCGCACCAGCGGACCGGTGCAGACGTTCTCGGCCACCTTCGGCGACCCTCGGTACGACGAGTCGGCCCACGCGCGCGAGGTGGCCCGGCAGTTCGGGACTGCGCACCACGAGGTGCCGGTCGACGCCGCGGACTTCCAGCAGGCGTGGATCGAGCTGACGCGCTTTCGCGACGCACCCCTGAGCGAGCCGGCCGACATCGCGGTGCACCACCTGGCCCGCACCGCACGCGAGCACGTCAAGGTCGTGCTGTCGGGCGAGGGCAGCGACGAGCTCTTCGGTGGCTACCCGAAGTACCGCTTCGCCCGGGCCACGACGTGGGCCGGGGTCGTCCCCCAGTCTGTGCGCTCGGGGCTGCTGCAGACCATCGCGGACGCGTTGCCCGCGCAGGCGGGTCGGCTGCGCATCGCTGCCCGCGCGCAGAGCGGGCGCAGCGCCGAGGACCGGCTCGCCACCTGGTTCGCGCCGTTCACGGCGGCCGAGTGCGAGCGGCTGCTCGGCGCCCGCGTGCCGCACCTGGCCGCGCCGGTCCCCCACCGCGACGCCATCGACCTGCTCGGCCGCCTCGACCTCATGTCGTGGCTGCCCGACAACCTGCTCGAGCGCGGTGACCGGATGTCAATGGCCGCTTCCCTCGAGCTCCGCCCGCCGTTCCTCGACCACCGGCTGGTCGAGCTGGCGTTTCGACTCCCGTCGTCGGTCAGGGTGCATCGCGGGCAGACCAAGGCGGTACTGAAGCAGGTGGCGCGCCGCTACCTGCCCACCTCCATCGTCGACCGCCCCAAGGTGGGCTTCCGGGTTCCACTCGACAGCTGGTTCCGCTCGGGGCTGCGCGACATCGCCCATGACCTGCTGCTGGGTGCCGACTCCACCGTGGCGCAGGTCATGGACCCCGGTGTGGTCGCCGAGCTGGTGCGCTCGCACGACTCCGGTCGGCGCAACGAGGAGATCCGGCTGTGGACCCTGCTCTCCCTGGAGATGTGGGCCCGGGCCGAGCTGCGCCCGACGTCGTCGCTCGAGGCCGGCTGA
- a CDS encoding lipopolysaccharide biosynthesis protein, whose protein sequence is MRESSGDHASGVRALPETPPASVAGGTKAMAASQALTQATRLLSNVVLARLLAPHDFGVVAIALVVTVFLDQLKDAGTGNALIQAPRITHALVNAVFWLNAAIGVVLSVVVFATAHPLAQLLGNPEAAPVLRAFAAVTFMTSLAQVHHALLRRDLRFRAVAIISAATAVTLAVGSIGLAFFGLGVWALVIGNLASTGVSVYLSWHYDRWRPTARTHWGELRPIARYSTHLFLTNFLSFFYVQSDKVLVGRFLGAAPLGVYTLAQRILMYPLTAVSDVVNEIAFPVLAKNQKDDEAVRTGFVRATCVTTLITFPLMFGTAAVAEPAVHVIFGERWVDLIPLIQILAPIGALQTIMFTSNGLLLAKGRSDLLFRLSLVNSAVVVAGYVIGLQWGLVGMCVAYATAILLLMAPSMFFAFRLVGLRHSQFGRAMLPQVGTSLVMFAATFAVVQASRPLGSVLSLLAGAVTGVVVYGGLVALLRPPALEDALTVLRSRRQIASVPEDPAQAK, encoded by the coding sequence GTGCGTGAGAGCTCTGGCGACCACGCCTCCGGGGTACGAGCTCTGCCCGAGACGCCACCGGCGTCCGTGGCCGGCGGCACGAAGGCGATGGCCGCGAGCCAGGCCCTCACCCAGGCGACGCGGCTGCTCAGCAACGTGGTCCTCGCCCGCCTGCTGGCACCGCACGACTTCGGCGTGGTCGCCATCGCTCTGGTCGTCACCGTCTTCCTCGACCAGCTCAAGGACGCGGGCACCGGCAACGCGCTGATCCAAGCCCCGCGCATCACGCACGCCCTCGTCAACGCGGTGTTCTGGCTCAACGCCGCCATCGGCGTCGTGCTGTCGGTGGTCGTGTTCGCGACGGCGCACCCGCTGGCTCAGCTGTTGGGCAACCCCGAGGCGGCCCCGGTCCTCAGGGCCTTCGCCGCGGTGACGTTCATGACCTCCCTCGCTCAGGTCCACCACGCGCTGCTCCGTCGAGACCTGCGGTTCCGCGCGGTCGCGATCATCTCCGCGGCCACGGCGGTGACCCTGGCCGTCGGCTCTATCGGGCTGGCCTTCTTCGGGCTCGGCGTGTGGGCGCTGGTGATCGGCAACCTCGCTTCCACCGGGGTGTCCGTGTACCTGTCGTGGCACTACGACCGCTGGCGCCCGACGGCCCGCACGCACTGGGGTGAGCTGCGACCCATCGCCAGGTACAGCACCCACCTGTTCCTCACGAACTTCCTGTCGTTCTTCTACGTGCAGTCCGACAAGGTCCTCGTCGGACGCTTCCTGGGTGCGGCGCCGCTGGGCGTCTACACGCTCGCGCAGCGGATCCTCATGTACCCGCTGACCGCGGTGAGCGACGTCGTCAACGAGATCGCCTTCCCGGTGCTCGCGAAGAACCAGAAGGACGACGAGGCCGTGCGCACGGGGTTCGTGCGGGCGACTTGCGTCACGACGCTCATCACCTTCCCGCTGATGTTCGGCACCGCGGCCGTGGCCGAGCCGGCCGTGCACGTCATCTTCGGAGAGCGCTGGGTCGACCTCATCCCACTGATCCAGATCCTGGCGCCCATCGGGGCGCTGCAGACCATCATGTTCACGTCCAACGGTCTGCTCCTCGCCAAGGGCCGGTCCGACCTGCTCTTCCGGCTGTCACTGGTCAACAGCGCGGTCGTGGTGGCCGGCTACGTGATCGGTCTGCAGTGGGGGCTGGTCGGCATGTGCGTCGCGTACGCGACCGCGATCCTGCTGCTGATGGCGCCCAGCATGTTCTTCGCCTTCCGGCTCGTCGGGCTGCGCCACTCGCAGTTCGGCCGGGCGATGCTGCCGCAGGTGGGTACCAGCCTCGTGATGTTCGCCGCGACCTTCGCTGTCGTGCAGGCGAGCCGACCGCTCGGCTCGGTGCTCAGCCTGCTGGCTGGCGCGGTCACCGGAGTGGTCGTGTACGGCGGGCTGGTCGCGCTCTTGCGGCCGCCGGCCTTGGAGGACGCCCTCACGGTGCTGCGCAGCCGCCGCCAGATCGCCTCGGTGCCGGAGGACCCGGCTCAGGCGAAGTAG
- a CDS encoding PqqD family protein produces MSHPDAVVGPPLAGVTEVELDGRVCLYAPSSEQVVMLNDTASDVWRLVDGTLSEQRIVELLAAAYAVGAEQIRPDVVSALATFRAEGLLADASDAG; encoded by the coding sequence ATGAGCCACCCCGACGCCGTGGTCGGCCCGCCGCTCGCCGGGGTGACCGAGGTCGAGCTCGACGGCCGGGTCTGCCTGTACGCCCCCAGCAGCGAGCAGGTCGTCATGCTCAACGACACCGCCAGCGACGTGTGGCGGCTGGTCGACGGCACCCTGAGCGAGCAGCGCATCGTCGAGCTGCTCGCAGCGGCCTACGCGGTCGGTGCCGAGCAGATCCGCCCCGACGTCGTCTCCGCGCTCGCGACGTTCCGGGCCGAGGGCCTGCTCGCCGACGCCTCCGACGCCGGGTGA
- a CDS encoding glycosyltransferase: protein MTYHSADVLPGLLDSLPAAMDGIDQWQLVVVDNDSCDGSLDVVAQLAPDALRLSTGRNAGYAAAINHALERVPASDDVLVLNPDVRLEPGAVAALRTGLRTSGAGVAVPRIIGADGAPRPSLRRDPTLLRALGEAVLGGRRAGRRPWAGEVVVDPSAYERPGWVDWATGAVLLVSARCRAAVGPWDEGYFLYSEETDFCLRARAAGFGIRYVPSATAEHLEGGGESDTGLRPVLVNSKQRLYRRHHGPWAAAAFRAVGIANEASRAARPSHRAALRTLVTGEVTMPPGVRRPAVVLFSAQDYWYHNRAHSDVQLARHMSHRTPVLLVNSIGMRMPTPGRSTQSGRRILRKLRSTARALRRPERDNPDLYVLSPAIVPAYSSPALRRLSAALVRAQVRIALRAMGQSAPPDVVVTIPTAVDVVERLPRRTLLVNRSDKYSAFPETDQRLIESLEHRLLGQADAAVYVSRHLLNAERSLTAGRSVYLGHGVDYDRFVAAHGDRVPADIARIPSPRIGFFGGIDDYVVDLDLVRRLALELPEAHIVLIGDATCSMESLTALPNVHWLGARPYEQIPAYGAAFDVAIMPWLRNEWIEHCNPIKAMEYLALGLPVVTIRYAEVDALADVMDVADSPDEFVTLVRKALDGGRGDPTTRRAAVREHSWQVRADEVLRELDLQGDS from the coding sequence GTGACCTACCACAGCGCCGACGTCCTGCCGGGGCTGCTGGACTCCCTGCCCGCCGCCATGGACGGCATCGACCAGTGGCAGCTCGTCGTGGTCGACAACGACTCCTGCGACGGGTCGCTGGACGTCGTGGCGCAGCTGGCACCGGACGCGCTGCGCCTCAGCACGGGCCGCAACGCCGGTTACGCCGCGGCCATCAACCACGCGCTGGAGCGCGTCCCGGCGTCCGACGACGTGCTCGTGCTGAACCCGGACGTCCGGCTGGAGCCGGGCGCGGTCGCCGCGTTGCGCACCGGCCTGCGCACCAGTGGGGCGGGCGTCGCCGTCCCCCGCATCATCGGCGCGGACGGCGCACCCCGGCCCTCGTTGCGTCGCGACCCCACGCTCCTGCGGGCCCTGGGCGAGGCCGTGCTCGGCGGTCGGCGAGCCGGACGGCGACCGTGGGCCGGCGAGGTCGTCGTCGACCCCAGCGCCTACGAACGACCCGGCTGGGTCGACTGGGCGACCGGCGCCGTCCTGCTGGTGAGCGCCCGCTGCCGAGCGGCCGTCGGCCCGTGGGACGAGGGCTACTTCCTGTACTCGGAGGAGACCGACTTCTGCCTGCGCGCGAGAGCGGCCGGCTTCGGGATCCGGTACGTCCCCAGCGCCACCGCGGAGCACCTCGAAGGCGGAGGCGAGTCCGACACCGGCTTGCGTCCCGTGCTCGTCAACAGCAAGCAGCGGCTGTACCGGCGCCACCACGGCCCGTGGGCCGCAGCCGCGTTCCGCGCGGTCGGTATCGCCAACGAGGCGTCGCGCGCGGCGCGGCCGAGCCACCGCGCCGCCCTGCGCACGCTGGTCACCGGCGAGGTCACGATGCCGCCCGGCGTCCGCCGCCCGGCCGTCGTGCTCTTCTCGGCGCAGGACTACTGGTACCACAACCGTGCGCACTCGGACGTCCAGCTGGCCCGCCACATGTCGCACCGCACACCGGTGCTCCTGGTGAACAGCATCGGCATGCGCATGCCGACGCCGGGCCGCAGCACGCAGAGCGGACGCCGGATCCTGCGCAAGCTGCGCAGCACAGCGCGCGCACTGCGCCGACCCGAGCGCGACAATCCCGACCTGTACGTGCTGTCGCCGGCGATCGTGCCCGCCTACTCCTCGCCCGCGCTGCGCCGACTGAGCGCAGCCCTCGTGCGCGCACAGGTGCGGATCGCGTTGCGTGCCATGGGTCAGAGCGCGCCACCCGATGTCGTCGTCACCATCCCGACGGCTGTCGACGTCGTCGAGCGACTCCCCCGCCGCACGCTGCTGGTCAACCGCTCCGACAAGTACTCGGCCTTCCCCGAGACCGACCAGCGGCTCATCGAGTCGCTGGAGCACCGGCTGCTCGGCCAGGCCGATGCCGCGGTGTACGTGAGCCGCCACCTGCTCAACGCCGAGCGGTCACTCACGGCGGGGCGGTCGGTGTACCTGGGGCACGGCGTCGACTACGACCGATTCGTCGCGGCCCACGGCGACCGCGTACCGGCCGACATCGCCCGCATCCCCTCGCCCCGCATCGGGTTCTTCGGCGGGATCGACGACTACGTCGTCGACCTCGACCTCGTGCGCCGCCTCGCGCTCGAGCTGCCCGAGGCCCACATCGTGCTGATCGGCGACGCCACCTGCTCCATGGAGTCCCTCACGGCGCTGCCGAACGTGCACTGGCTGGGAGCCCGGCCGTACGAGCAGATCCCGGCCTACGGCGCCGCGTTCGACGTCGCGATCATGCCGTGGCTTCGCAACGAGTGGATCGAGCACTGCAACCCGATCAAGGCGATGGAGTACCTCGCGCTGGGGTTGCCGGTGGTGACGATCCGCTACGCCGAGGTCGACGCGCTCGCCGACGTCATGGACGTCGCCGACTCGCCCGACGAGTTCGTCACGCTGGTGCGCAAGGCGCTGGACGGCGGTCGCGGCGACCCGACGACGCGCCGCGCCGCAGTGCGCGAGCACTCCTGGCAGGTGCGCGCCGACGAGGTACTGCGAGAGCTCGACCTGCAGGGAGACAGCTGA
- a CDS encoding glycosyltransferase family 2 protein: MVIPVRNGGALFAEQLESLCRQDFTGTFEVVVADNGSTDDTGALVERFASRLAVRLVDASQRSGPAHARNVGAAATDAQWIAYCDADDVADPSWLRLLFGARHRGDLVAGQLEARCLNDPDVLQARGFHEVATRLPDGPARFLSYAASANLLIRREALGRIGGWDEDLRYCEDVDLCWRAQLAGLSLVYEPEAVMHYRFRGTAWDMFRQISNYASREPSLFVRYRRHGARRPPWTHLPAQVLWLLSRSPYVVLGGRRRLLWVAVAAEAVGHVRGSVTERVYFA; the protein is encoded by the coding sequence GTGGTGATCCCCGTCCGCAACGGTGGCGCCCTGTTCGCTGAGCAGCTGGAATCGTTGTGCCGCCAGGACTTCACCGGAACCTTCGAGGTCGTGGTGGCCGACAACGGCAGTACCGACGACACCGGCGCGCTGGTCGAGCGCTTTGCCAGTCGGCTGGCCGTGCGCCTGGTCGACGCCTCGCAACGCTCGGGGCCTGCCCATGCCCGTAACGTCGGTGCAGCTGCCACGGACGCGCAGTGGATCGCCTACTGCGACGCCGACGACGTCGCCGACCCCTCCTGGCTGCGCCTGCTCTTCGGCGCCCGGCATCGCGGTGATCTCGTGGCCGGGCAGCTCGAGGCACGTTGCCTCAATGACCCCGACGTGCTGCAGGCCCGCGGCTTCCATGAGGTGGCGACCCGGCTGCCCGACGGTCCGGCGCGCTTCCTGTCGTACGCGGCATCGGCGAACTTGCTCATCCGCAGGGAGGCGCTCGGCCGTATCGGTGGCTGGGACGAGGACCTGCGCTACTGCGAGGACGTCGACCTGTGCTGGCGGGCGCAGCTCGCGGGCTTGTCGCTGGTCTACGAGCCCGAGGCGGTCATGCACTACCGCTTTCGGGGGACGGCCTGGGACATGTTCCGGCAGATCAGCAACTACGCCTCGCGCGAGCCGTCGTTGTTCGTGCGCTACCGCCGCCACGGAGCGCGCCGACCACCCTGGACCCACCTGCCGGCCCAGGTGCTCTGGTTGCTCAGCCGCAGCCCCTACGTCGTGCTCGGTGGTCGGCGTCGGCTGCTCTGGGTGGCCGTGGCCGCCGAAGCCGTGGGCCACGTGCGCGGGAGCGTGACCGAGCGGGTCTACTTCGCCTGA
- a CDS encoding glycosyltransferase yields the protein MTGAKDVHTSWGQPAAARDLVLSLAFETYTDTVRRSAFSPDLLVQHLLTSERVDRLLVADPWRSVLGLLRRDRIPFPADARHHHASPRRLRRTDPTDVAAVRRATRRYLARVRRAADRAGLEHPVLLATHPWVAAEADPDQWHHVAYYGWDDWAAHPAFAPWHDSYLDAYARMRERGVRVVGVTDAIVQRAGAPAGSATVPNGLIADEWRDPAPAPQWFLDLDRPRLLYTGTVDTRLDLDTVEAVCQSLDAGSLTVVGQLDDEDVVARLRSIPRVHVQSWQPREVTRGVVAGCDVALIPHVKSDLTVAMSPLKLYEYLAAGRPVVASDLPAIRAVPGVVTAATVEDFVHRVHEGLRRGPAAEPDRLGFIEQNTWGSRFETLLDAVL from the coding sequence GTGACGGGAGCCAAGGACGTGCACACCAGCTGGGGCCAGCCGGCGGCCGCGCGCGACCTCGTGCTCTCGCTCGCGTTCGAGACCTACACCGACACGGTGCGACGGTCGGCCTTCTCACCCGACCTGCTCGTGCAGCACCTGCTCACCAGCGAGCGTGTCGACCGCCTGCTCGTCGCCGATCCGTGGCGCAGCGTCCTGGGTTTGCTGCGCCGCGACCGCATCCCCTTCCCGGCCGATGCTCGTCATCACCACGCGTCGCCGCGACGGCTGCGGCGCACCGACCCCACGGACGTCGCTGCCGTGCGCCGCGCCACCCGGCGATATCTGGCCCGTGTCCGGCGGGCGGCCGATCGCGCGGGCCTGGAGCACCCGGTGCTGCTGGCCACTCACCCGTGGGTGGCGGCCGAGGCCGACCCCGACCAGTGGCACCACGTCGCCTACTACGGCTGGGACGACTGGGCCGCCCACCCCGCCTTCGCGCCCTGGCACGACAGCTACCTCGATGCTTACGCGCGGATGCGGGAGCGAGGGGTACGCGTCGTGGGGGTCACCGACGCGATCGTGCAGCGAGCGGGCGCACCTGCCGGCTCGGCTACCGTGCCGAACGGGCTCATCGCGGACGAGTGGCGTGATCCCGCTCCGGCGCCGCAGTGGTTCCTCGACCTCGATCGCCCCCGGTTGCTCTACACCGGCACCGTCGACACGCGCCTCGACCTCGACACCGTCGAGGCGGTGTGCCAGAGCCTGGACGCCGGGTCGCTGACCGTCGTGGGTCAGCTCGACGACGAGGACGTCGTCGCGCGCCTGAGGAGCATTCCGCGGGTGCACGTGCAGTCCTGGCAACCGCGGGAGGTGACTCGAGGCGTCGTGGCCGGGTGCGACGTCGCGCTGATCCCCCACGTGAAGAGCGACCTGACGGTCGCCATGAGCCCGCTGAAGCTGTACGAGTACCTCGCGGCCGGTCGCCCCGTCGTCGCGAGCGACCTCCCGGCGATCCGGGCCGTGCCCGGCGTCGTCACGGCGGCGACGGTCGAGGACTTCGTGCACCGGGTCCACGAGGGTCTGCGACGCGGCCCTGCGGCCGAGCCTGACCGGCTGGGCTTCATCGAGCAGAACACCTGGGGCTCGCGCTTCGAGACGCTGCTCGACGCTGTCCTCTGA